A stretch of the Mesorhizobium sp. Pch-S genome encodes the following:
- a CDS encoding FecR domain-containing protein: MERDKPGRNDNEQGFVHPDPVMDAALDWFLLLQATPQDAALRADFEAWRQADAMHAKAFAVVSGAWDVPEMDLVARDIASRVDRSRQAPVAAPRARSRRWVGAAMALAAVLLLAVGIQQYPTLMLQWQADYITATGARDVVTLPDGSVMTLNTGSAVTVDFEGRKRSVTLLRGEAYFDVVPDALRPFRVAAAFSEVEVKGTAFSVLRDSEEDTVVLERGHVDVTRLTERGDTASLEPGESITATATALSAVRKTDTATSLAWLQGRLVFQDQPFGTVLKQLGRYYGHSIVVTDGRLEGLRVNGNYRLDDPERIVRSLATATGAAVTRLPGGILILH, from the coding sequence GTGGAACGCGATAAACCAGGACGCAACGACAACGAGCAGGGCTTCGTGCATCCCGACCCGGTCATGGATGCCGCCCTGGATTGGTTTTTGCTGCTGCAGGCCACGCCGCAGGATGCCGCGCTGCGAGCGGATTTCGAGGCCTGGCGCCAGGCTGATGCCATGCATGCCAAGGCCTTCGCTGTCGTTTCAGGCGCCTGGGATGTTCCCGAGATGGACCTTGTCGCCAGGGACATCGCCTCTCGCGTCGATCGGTCCCGGCAGGCGCCTGTTGCCGCGCCGCGGGCGCGCAGCAGGAGGTGGGTCGGGGCAGCGATGGCGCTGGCGGCCGTGCTGCTGCTCGCTGTCGGTATCCAGCAATATCCAACGCTCATGCTGCAATGGCAGGCGGACTACATCACCGCCACCGGCGCGCGCGACGTGGTCACGTTGCCGGATGGCTCCGTCATGACACTGAACACCGGCTCGGCCGTCACGGTGGATTTCGAAGGGCGCAAGCGCTCGGTCACCTTGCTCCGGGGCGAGGCCTATTTCGATGTCGTTCCGGATGCGTTGCGCCCATTCAGGGTTGCCGCGGCATTCTCGGAAGTCGAGGTGAAGGGTACCGCCTTTTCCGTACTGAGGGACAGCGAAGAGGACACGGTCGTTCTGGAACGTGGCCATGTCGATGTCACCCGGCTGACGGAACGGGGGGACACGGCGTCGCTCGAACCCGGCGAAAGCATCACCGCGACCGCGACCGCGCTTTCCGCCGTCAGGAAGACGGATACCGCCACATCGCTTGCCTGGCTGCAGGGCCGGCTGGTCTTCCAGGACCAGCCCTTCGGTACGGTGCTGAAGCAGCTCGGCCGCTACTATGGTCATTCGATCGTCGTTACCGATGGCAGGCTCGAAGGGCTGCGGGTCAACGGCAATTACCGCCTCGACGATCCCGAGCGCATCGTGCGCTCGCTGGCCACCGCCACGGGTGCGGCCGTGACCCGTCTCCCGGGTGGAATTTTAATCCTGCATTAA
- a CDS encoding sigma-70 family RNA polymerase sigma factor, with product MSATLTSIFLSNRKSIMWSVMRIVRDPQVAEDVAQETYMRASKVAETGTIDHVEAFLFQTARNLAINHKRRQDMRGRVERDDISETDLANIASASPSQEADLIHRQRLQCLREAVARLPQRARTVWVLSRIEKWPYPKIAEHLGVSPGTVFNDLKLAHAHCIDALAKIDRG from the coding sequence ATGAGCGCCACGCTCACCAGCATTTTCCTCAGCAACCGCAAATCCATCATGTGGAGCGTGATGCGCATCGTGCGTGATCCGCAGGTGGCGGAGGATGTCGCCCAGGAAACCTATATGCGGGCCAGCAAGGTGGCCGAAACCGGAACCATCGACCACGTCGAGGCCTTCCTCTTCCAGACCGCGCGCAATCTGGCGATCAATCACAAGCGGCGCCAGGACATGCGCGGCCGGGTCGAACGGGACGACATATCGGAGACGGATCTGGCCAACATCGCTTCGGCAAGTCCGTCCCAGGAGGCTGACCTCATCCATCGGCAGCGCCTGCAGTGTCTCAGGGAAGCCGTGGCGCGGTTGCCGCAGCGGGCGCGTACTGTCTGGGTCCTGAGCCGCATCGAGAAATGGCCCTATCCGAAGATCGCAGAGCATCTTGGCGTCTCGCCGGGAACGGTCTTCAACGATCTCAAGCTGGCGCACGCGCACTGCATCGACGCGCTGGCGAAGATCGATCGCGGCTGA
- a CDS encoding LysR family transcriptional regulator, which translates to MRPSLESLRVLEACVSAGSFARAAERLFLTPAAVSLRIRTLEAELGQPLFERVGRRVVPTAAASVLAGRVHEALSGIADALAEFQAATPPLRLTAPPTFASRWLAPRLARYVSPVPSSIEIDVSADVRDTHDFDVAIRTGRGGWAGLDEYRLTPVDVTPMLAPSLLGPRVLDDARALADFELLPHPDWQRWFAAARCETPADLHFASVDYPTHELDANAAVAGLGVALLSPSLFQPLLASGQLIAPFSCVLSGPAWHFALMRADDVRLAPRQLCAWLHEQAQETA; encoded by the coding sequence ATGCGGCCATCGTTGGAATCCCTGCGAGTGCTTGAAGCCTGCGTATCGGCCGGCAGTTTTGCCCGTGCGGCCGAACGCCTGTTCCTGACGCCGGCGGCGGTCAGCCTGCGCATCCGCACCCTCGAGGCCGAACTTGGCCAGCCGCTTTTCGAACGTGTCGGCCGCCGCGTCGTGCCGACCGCTGCGGCTTCCGTTCTGGCTGGCCGGGTTCATGAGGCATTGTCCGGCATCGCCGATGCGCTCGCCGAATTCCAGGCCGCGACACCGCCGCTTCGCCTGACGGCGCCGCCGACATTTGCCTCGCGCTGGCTCGCCCCGCGTCTGGCGCGCTATGTGTCCCCGGTGCCGTCCAGCATCGAGATCGATGTCTCTGCCGATGTGCGCGACACCCACGACTTCGACGTCGCGATCCGCACCGGCCGTGGCGGCTGGGCCGGGCTCGACGAATACCGGCTCACGCCGGTCGATGTGACGCCGATGCTGGCGCCGTCACTGCTTGGCCCGCGCGTGCTGGATGACGCACGCGCGCTGGCCGATTTCGAACTGCTGCCGCACCCCGACTGGCAGCGGTGGTTTGCGGCGGCCCGCTGTGAAACGCCCGCGGACCTGCACTTCGCGTCGGTCGATTATCCGACGCATGAGCTCGACGCCAATGCCGCCGTCGCCGGGCTGGGCGTGGCGTTGCTGTCGCCCTCCCTGTTCCAGCCGCTTCTTGCCTCGGGGCAGCTGATTGCGCCCTTCTCCTGTGTGTTGAGCGGTCCGGCCTGGCATTTTGCGCTGATGCGCGCCGATGACGTTCGCCTCGCGCCCCGTCAGCTTTGTGCCTGGCTGCACGAGCAGGCCCAGGAAACCGCCTGA
- a CDS encoding DoxX family protein gives MKPEKYSQHMLGLMRIVCGLTYLYCSIPTLVHPPVATDHPAFLIYWASRWVQIFAGALILVGLFTRVAAFVLSVNFLVMFPYWYQSGFYWPTTEATGFLLASVVCMYLVTAGAGRWSLDALRAELASHLQPR, from the coding sequence ATGAAGCCGGAAAAGTATTCCCAGCACATGCTGGGTCTCATGCGGATCGTTTGCGGTCTGACCTATCTGTACTGCAGCATCCCCACGCTCGTGCATCCGCCCGTCGCTACGGACCATCCGGCATTCCTGATCTATTGGGCTTCGCGCTGGGTGCAGATATTCGCCGGCGCGCTGATCCTCGTCGGCCTGTTCACGCGCGTCGCCGCATTCGTCCTCTCGGTCAATTTCCTCGTCATGTTTCCCTACTGGTATCAGTCTGGTTTCTATTGGCCGACGACGGAGGCGACCGGCTTCCTGCTGGCGAGCGTCGTCTGCATGTATCTCGTCACCGCCGGTGCCGGGCGCTGGAGCCTGGATGCACTCCGGGCCGAGCTGGCAAGTCACCTGCAGCCGAGATAG
- a CDS encoding cupin domain-containing protein has protein sequence MSPTLIRADAFGAPVAVSRPTSEPAALFRTAADQEIPVGSTGFWECTPGRFRRQVPQAEYSYFISGQGSFTPDGGEPIPFRAGDAIYFAANTEGEWNIIETVRKTYLIFP, from the coding sequence GTGTCCCCAACCCTGATCCGTGCCGACGCGTTCGGTGCGCCGGTGGCGGTCAGCAGGCCGACGAGCGAGCCGGCAGCTCTTTTCAGGACCGCGGCCGATCAGGAGATCCCGGTCGGCTCCACCGGTTTCTGGGAATGCACGCCGGGCCGCTTCCGTCGTCAGGTGCCGCAGGCAGAATACAGCTATTTCATCTCGGGCCAGGGCAGCTTCACCCCGGATGGCGGCGAACCGATCCCGTTCCGTGCCGGCGACGCGATCTATTTCGCCGCCAACACGGAAGGCGAATGGAACATCATCGAGACGGTTCGCAAGACCTATCTGATCTTCCCCTGA
- a CDS encoding AraC family transcriptional regulator gives MHSYALNTTSQSLLRDLGVVPANVLRRAGLADDLMRQPSVRLSSQDYYRLWHGIEDEMQDALLPIRFCEVVRAESFSPPLFAALCSPNLIVAAQRIARYKALVAPIRLDVLEKGDVTTMEFTWLDAPLTPPVSLVVMELLFCVALVRMGTRETIRPLDVSTTVLPSPLAPYEAFLGVGMKCGAGHAVTFATADARRPFLTSNEQLWAAFEPELRRRLSDLDMPVTTTRRVRSALLEGLPSGLVSMEAIGRKLAMSKRTLQRRVEAEGTSYQQILNETREALARHYLEKTTLPAAEIAFLLGFDEPNSFYRAFRSWTGTTPERVRQEGPA, from the coding sequence ATGCACAGCTACGCCCTCAACACCACATCGCAGTCGCTGCTGCGCGATCTCGGCGTGGTGCCGGCCAATGTGCTGCGCCGCGCCGGGCTGGCGGACGATCTCATGCGGCAGCCGTCGGTACGCCTGTCTTCGCAGGACTATTACCGCCTCTGGCACGGCATCGAGGATGAGATGCAGGATGCACTCCTGCCCATCCGCTTCTGCGAGGTGGTCCGGGCGGAGTCCTTCTCGCCGCCTCTGTTTGCCGCGCTGTGCAGCCCGAACCTCATCGTGGCCGCGCAGCGCATCGCCAGATACAAGGCGCTCGTCGCGCCGATCCGGCTCGATGTCCTCGAAAAGGGTGACGTCACCACCATGGAATTCACCTGGCTCGACGCGCCGCTGACACCACCGGTCTCGCTGGTGGTGATGGAGCTGCTGTTCTGTGTGGCATTGGTGCGCATGGGCACACGCGAAACAATCCGGCCACTCGATGTTTCGACCACCGTGCTGCCGTCACCGCTCGCACCCTATGAAGCGTTCCTAGGGGTCGGCATGAAATGCGGCGCCGGCCATGCCGTGACCTTTGCGACGGCGGATGCGAGGCGACCCTTCCTCACCTCGAACGAACAATTGTGGGCGGCTTTCGAGCCGGAGCTGCGCCGGCGCCTGTCCGATCTCGACATGCCGGTGACGACGACCAGGCGTGTTCGCTCCGCCCTGCTCGAAGGGCTGCCCAGTGGTCTCGTCTCGATGGAGGCGATCGGCCGCAAGCTTGCCATGAGCAAGCGTACGTTGCAGCGTCGGGTCGAGGCGGAAGGCACCAGCTACCAGCAGATCCTCAACGAAACGCGCGAGGCGCTGGCACGCCACTATCTCGAAAAGACCACGCTCCCGGCCGCCGAGATCGCCTTCCTGCTCGGCTTCGACGAGCCGAACTCCTTCTACCGCGCCTTCAGGAGCTGGACCGGTACGACGCCCGAGCGCGTCAGGCAGGAAGGTCCGGCCTGA
- a CDS encoding SDR family oxidoreductase translates to MSNTVFITGTSSGLGRATARLFQARGWNVVATMRRPEHENELDRLDNTLVTRLDVQDNASIHAAVDAGLDRFGRIDALINNAGYGTYGPLEATSQEKIARQFDVNVLGLIATTKALLPHFRTNRGGTIVNVSSIGGRITFPLNSLYHGTKFAVEGLSEALQYELAPLGIEVKIVQPGGIDTDFGGRSLDVSNDPGLVEYQPLVQKAIEVLGPMMAQGSSPERIAEVVYAATADKTGQLRWEAGADAVALLAERRASSDAAFFSGMKARFSIEGAK, encoded by the coding sequence ATGTCAAACACCGTCTTCATCACCGGCACATCGAGCGGGCTTGGCCGTGCCACGGCCAGGCTGTTCCAGGCACGGGGCTGGAACGTCGTCGCGACGATGCGCCGGCCCGAGCATGAGAACGAACTCGACCGGCTCGACAACACGCTGGTCACCCGCCTCGATGTTCAGGACAACGCCTCCATCCATGCCGCGGTGGATGCCGGCCTCGATCGCTTCGGCCGCATCGATGCGCTGATCAACAATGCCGGCTACGGCACCTATGGCCCGCTTGAGGCGACGTCGCAGGAAAAGATCGCGCGCCAGTTCGATGTCAACGTGCTTGGCCTGATCGCGACCACCAAGGCGCTGCTGCCGCATTTCCGCACCAACCGCGGCGGCACCATCGTCAACGTGTCGTCGATCGGTGGCCGCATCACCTTCCCGCTCAACAGCCTCTACCACGGCACCAAATTCGCCGTGGAAGGCCTGTCCGAGGCACTGCAATACGAACTCGCGCCGCTCGGCATCGAGGTGAAGATCGTGCAGCCGGGCGGCATCGACACCGATTTCGGCGGCCGCTCGCTCGACGTCAGCAACGATCCCGGGCTCGTCGAATACCAGCCACTGGTGCAGAAGGCCATCGAGGTGCTCGGCCCGATGATGGCGCAGGGCTCGTCGCCCGAGCGCATCGCCGAGGTCGTCTACGCCGCGACGGCCGACAAGACCGGTCAGCTGCGCTGGGAAGCCGGCGCGGATGCGGTGGCCCTTCTGGCGGAGCGCCGTGCCAGCAGCGATGCGGCATTCTTCTCCGGCATGAAGGCCCGCTTCAGCATCGAAGGCGCGAAGTGA
- a CDS encoding 4-oxalocrotonate tautomerase family protein gives MPFANIKVPQAALSKAQKQEIVHRVTALFVDYFSEAARPHTMVLIEEVPDGGYGRADEVFVVPEAYRAKD, from the coding sequence ATGCCCTTCGCCAACATCAAGGTGCCGCAAGCCGCCCTGTCGAAAGCCCAGAAGCAGGAGATCGTCCACCGCGTCACCGCCTTGTTCGTCGACTATTTCAGCGAGGCCGCGCGCCCGCACACGATGGTGCTGATCGAGGAAGTGCCGGACGGCGGCTACGGTCGCGCCGACGAGGTCTTTGTCGTGCCTGAGGCCTATCGGGCGAAAGACTAG
- a CDS encoding SDR family oxidoreductase codes for MEKQRVAIVTGASRGIGAAMAQRLAQDGFAVVVNYARGREEAEQVVAAIEAQGGHAVAVQADIGETSGAATLFDTAEQAFGGVDVLVNNAGTMKLGALADVADADFDRQVALNLGGVFRGMREAARRLRDGGRIISFSSSVVGLYQPGYGVYAATKAAVEAMTHILAKELGPRGITVNAVAPGPVETRFFLEGKSDEQVRAIKAMNPLKRLGQPEDIAGVVAFLASPEGGWVNGQVIRANGGVI; via the coding sequence ATGGAAAAACAACGTGTCGCCATCGTCACCGGCGCATCGAGAGGCATCGGCGCCGCCATGGCGCAACGGCTCGCCCAGGATGGTTTCGCCGTCGTCGTCAACTATGCGCGGGGCCGCGAGGAGGCTGAACAGGTCGTCGCCGCCATCGAAGCGCAAGGCGGCCATGCCGTCGCCGTCCAGGCCGATATCGGCGAAACGTCCGGCGCTGCGACGCTGTTCGATACTGCCGAACAGGCATTCGGTGGCGTCGACGTTCTCGTCAACAATGCCGGCACCATGAAACTCGGTGCGCTCGCCGACGTCGCGGATGCTGATTTCGACCGCCAGGTCGCGCTCAATCTCGGTGGCGTCTTCCGCGGCATGCGCGAAGCGGCGCGACGGCTGCGCGATGGCGGCCGCATCATCTCCTTTTCGTCCAGCGTCGTCGGCCTCTACCAGCCGGGCTACGGCGTCTATGCCGCCACCAAGGCGGCGGTCGAGGCCATGACCCACATTCTCGCCAAAGAGCTCGGGCCCCGCGGCATCACCGTCAATGCGGTTGCGCCCGGTCCGGTCGAGACGCGGTTTTTCCTCGAGGGCAAGAGCGACGAGCAGGTTCGCGCCATCAAAGCCATGAACCCGCTAAAGCGGCTGGGCCAACCTGAGGATATCGCCGGCGTCGTCGCCTTCCTGGCCTCGCCCGAAGGCGGCTGGGTCAACGGCCAGGTCATCCGCGCCAATGGCGGCGTCATCTGA
- a CDS encoding LysR family transcriptional regulator: protein MDRLEQMRLFVQVVERRSFTAAAADLGLPRSTATEALKSLETNLGTRLLERTTRHVAPTPDGEDYYRRCLDILARLDEAESDLRGGQPRGQLRVDAPGLLTHTFLLPRLPEFLARYPLIDLHLGQGDRLVDLVREGIHCAIRAGEPASSGMILRRLGTIEEITCASPAYLAQHGTPRSPDDLDGHSMAGFVSSRTGEVMPLEFTVEGSVRKIVLPSRVTSNNSDTAAGLARLGLGLIQAPRYRFTQDLSSGALVEVLKATPPPPTPLSALYPQNRQVAPRLRVFLDWVAEVFRQAAL, encoded by the coding sequence ATGGATCGCCTCGAGCAGATGCGCCTGTTCGTGCAGGTGGTGGAACGGCGCAGCTTCACGGCAGCGGCGGCGGATCTCGGCCTGCCGCGCTCCACCGCCACAGAGGCCCTGAAAAGCCTGGAAACCAATCTCGGCACCCGCCTGCTGGAACGGACGACGCGGCATGTGGCACCGACACCGGACGGGGAGGATTATTACCGGCGCTGCCTGGACATCCTCGCCCGGCTCGACGAGGCCGAAAGCGACCTGCGCGGCGGCCAGCCGCGCGGGCAGCTGCGGGTGGATGCGCCCGGCCTGTTGACCCACACCTTCCTTCTGCCGCGCTTGCCGGAGTTCCTGGCGCGCTATCCGCTGATCGACCTGCATCTGGGACAAGGCGACCGGCTGGTCGACCTGGTGCGGGAAGGCATCCATTGCGCGATCCGGGCAGGCGAGCCGGCGAGCAGCGGCATGATCCTGCGGCGGCTGGGCACGATCGAGGAGATCACCTGCGCGAGCCCGGCCTATCTGGCACAGCACGGCACGCCGCGAAGTCCGGACGACCTCGACGGGCATAGCATGGCGGGCTTCGTGTCGTCGCGCACCGGCGAGGTGATGCCGCTGGAGTTCACGGTCGAGGGCAGCGTGCGCAAGATCGTGCTGCCCAGCCGCGTGACGAGCAACAATTCCGATACGGCGGCGGGCCTGGCGCGGCTCGGCCTCGGCCTGATCCAGGCGCCGCGCTATCGCTTCACGCAGGATCTGTCGAGCGGCGCGCTGGTCGAGGTCCTCAAGGCAACGCCGCCGCCGCCGACGCCGCTGTCGGCGCTCTACCCGCAGAACCGGCAGGTCGCGCCACGCCTGCGGGTTT